One genomic segment of Brassica napus cultivar Da-Ae chromosome A3, Da-Ae, whole genome shotgun sequence includes these proteins:
- the LOC106438459 gene encoding reticulon-like protein B1, translated as MTDEHKHDESVTASEPAVEVVERESLMDKISEKLHHGGDSSSSDEDDDKKKKKSSESPSSMKSKVYRLFGREKPVHKVLGGGKPADIFMWKNKKMSGGVLGGATAAWVLFELMEYHLLTLLCHVMIVVLAVLFLWSNATMFINKSPPKIPEVHIPEEPILQLASGLRVEINRGFSSLREIASGRDLKKFLTAIAGLWVMSILGGWFNFLTLAYIALVLLFTVPLAYDKYEDKVDPLGEKAMIEIKKQYAVLDEKVLSKIPLGPLKNKKKD; from the exons ATGACTGACGAACACAAACACGACGAGTCTGTAACCGCTTCGGAGCCAGCTGTGGAGGTTGTGGAGAGGGAATCGCTGATGGACAAGATCTCGGAGAAGCTCCACCACGGTGGCGATTCTTCGTCGTCAGATGAGGACGacgacaagaagaagaagaagtcttcGGAGTCTCCGTCTTCAATGAAATCGAAAGTGTACCGCTTGTTCGGTAGGGAGAAGCCTGTTCACAAGGTCCTCGGCGGTGGAAAAC CGGCGGATATATTCATGTGGAAGAACAAGAAGATGTCTGGTGGAGTACTCGGCGGTGCTACAGCCGCTTGGGTTCTCTTTGAGTTGATGGAGTATCACCTTCTCACTCTTCTCTGCCACGTCATGATTGTTGTGCTCGCTGTGTTGTTTCTCTGGTCTAATGCCACCATGTTTATTAACAA gtCTCCACCGAAGATTCCTGAAGTTCATATCCCTGAGGAGCCTATTCTCCAGCTTGCGTCTGGGCTTAGGGTTGAAATCAATAGAGGGTTCTCTTCTCTTCGTGAGATTGCATCTGGAAGGGATCTCAAGAAGTTTCTTACT GCTATTGCCGGCTTGTGGGTTATGTCGATCTTGGGTGGCTGGTTCAACTTCTTGACATTGGCATACATAG CTCTTGTGCTGCTCTTCACGGTTCCTCTTGCCTACGACAAGTACGAGGACAAAGTCGACCCGTTAGGTGAGAAAGCAATGATCGAGATCAAGAAGCAGTATGCAGTGTTGGACGAGAAGGTGTTGAGCAAGATCCCATTGGGCCCcttgaagaacaagaagaaagatTAG